In Synechococcus sp. RS9909, one genomic interval encodes:
- a CDS encoding ABC transporter substrate-binding protein, which yields MDVIWFPNPPYAVDAQGVPSGLEIDLWRMIAETRQIPYRIRRAESFESLIEQISSGEADLAISGVLINENRSKIFQFSFPTASSNLKLYKLEKKKPTAIKLLRIILSREVLLIFIGLILIACLFAIPVWLLERHRQDFSSLRKRHQLIFILQKTLLLSTDHTKRSKSRIISIGSLFARVLLTAYFASYVLKLSNEASTSKEAKTESTVQAEIQQQSSFATIPGYIQTSILKSNGAKTVACNIASACVALLQQGRVDAILDDEQTIQATLDTMPASPKVSAASGALMPLFMAFAFSNRFSQDPRAQAINIGISRSYYDGSYSKLKQHWMTP from the coding sequence GTGGATGTGATCTGGTTTCCGAATCCGCCCTATGCCGTCGATGCCCAGGGCGTGCCTTCAGGCCTTGAAATTGACCTGTGGCGCATGATTGCTGAAACCCGTCAGATTCCTTACCGAATCAGACGAGCGGAAAGCTTCGAGTCTTTGATTGAGCAGATCAGCAGCGGCGAAGCCGACCTGGCCATTTCAGGCGTGCTGATCAACGAGAATCGCAGCAAAATATTTCAATTCTCATTCCCAACGGCCAGCAGCAACCTGAAGCTCTACAAACTTGAGAAAAAAAAGCCTACCGCAATCAAACTCCTCCGCATCATCCTATCCAGAGAGGTGCTGCTGATCTTCATAGGCCTCATCCTGATTGCCTGCCTGTTTGCAATTCCCGTCTGGCTACTGGAACGCCACCGCCAAGACTTTTCAAGCCTCAGGAAACGGCATCAGCTGATCTTCATCCTGCAGAAAACGCTCCTCCTCTCCACCGATCACACCAAGCGCTCCAAAAGCCGCATTATTTCCATTGGCTCACTGTTTGCGCGCGTCCTTCTCACCGCCTACTTCGCCTCCTATGTTCTCAAACTATCCAATGAAGCCTCCACAAGCAAAGAGGCCAAAACGGAAAGCACCGTGCAAGCCGAAATTCAACAGCAGTCATCCTTCGCCACCATTCCGGGCTATATCCAGACGTCAATCCTGAAAAGCAACGGAGCCAAGACCGTTGCTTGCAACATTGCCAGCGCCTGTGTGGCCCTGCTTCAACAAGGTCGGGTCGACGCCATTCTGGATGACGAACAAACGATCCAGGCCACCTTGGACACGATGCCCGCATCACCCAAAGTGTCAGCCGCTTCCGGGGCGCTCATGCCGTTGTTCATGGCCTTTGCGTTTTCCAATCGCTTCAGCCAAGACCCGCGTGCTCAAGCGATCAATATCGGCATCTCCCGCAGTTACTACGACGGCTCCTACAGCAAACTCAAACAACATTGGATGACCCCCTAA